The window TGCGTGTATGCATCGCGTATCCTATCATGTAGGAGCTGTCTCACTGTACACTCCCGCTTGGAATCGTTTCCTTGAGGCTTGTAGGACACGTTAAACTCTGGCATCTCTGACTCTACACCTTCTTCACTTGGGAACGCACCTGCCTGCATTAGTAAATACTAAATAGTAATATACATTATAAAGGTTACATCCTTCCGAGTCTTAACCTACAAGGAACAGAGAAAACTCTACCAGCATCCTGATGAATGTTGTTTTCCCAGTACCGTTCTCCCCAAGCATCACAATAATCTGAGAGTCTGTGAACTCTCCTTCCATTACATCCAGCTTGAAGTCTCCAAGCTTCTTACTCATGTTAGGGTACTTGTATCTTGCGTATGACTTCACTTCTCCATCACTCCCTTGTGGTGTATCAGAAACCTTGAAGGTCAGAGACTCATCTCTAAAACGCAAGTTTTCAGTGGGGACAAAACCGGCTAAGAACACATTGATTCCTTCTCGGACAGAGAAGGGGAGAGTCACGACACCATAAGCTGTCGGCTTTCCATACAAACAACAAACGAAGTCGGACAAGTAGTCAAGTACACTGAGGTCATGCTCCACCACAATCACGTAGCTGCAAAGAACAACATCAGTGTATGTAAGGCATCACATTGAGAGAATCATttaagaagatatgatgatagAAACAAACTTGTCATGTTTGAGGAGGGAGCGTATGACGTCAGCAGCTTTGAGTCTTTGCCTCACATCTAAGAAGTTAGAAGGTTCATCAAAGACATATATATCTGCCTTCTTGAGGCACACTGCAGCAATAGCAAAACGTTGTAGCTCTCCACCAGACACTTGCGTTGCTTCACGGTCCAAGAGGTGGTTCAAGTCCATAGCGTCACAGATCTCTGCCATCATTCCTCTTTCGTCCAGCTTCTCAAGGACCGTCCCAAGCGTACCTTTAGCAACCTTTTTTATTGCATCAACATGTTGTGGCTTCATAGCAGTCTGCACACAAGAGGAGGCATCAAACTCAGCTTAATGGACTGCTTCCTTAGAAACATATATTATCTGATATTTATGAAgccttaaatatttttagtttaatctTTCATAAATTTTTTGACAATTTAGATTCATTGTGACTTATGTGTAATAGCTCTTTAAAATTTAGAGATCAAAACAAATGTTATTCAAAATTTAGAGGTCAAGGCAAATGTTTTATCAGGCTGTGCCAAGAATCTGCCCTGATGGTGTCTACTCTCTACCATACCTTTAGTTTCTCTTCTACAAGGCGGATGAAATAGCTTTGAAGTTCTGAACCGCGGAAGTGTGCCAAAATTTCATGCCAGTCAGGAGGATTCTGCACAAGAAGTAGCATTACATGTAACAGTTATATGATATAAGAGACATTTTCTATGCACAAGAAGAGATGCTTTATTTACATTGTATCTGCCAaagtttggtttgatttttcCAGCCAAGATTTGGAGGGCAGTAGATTTACCAATACCATTTGTTCCAACCAAACCTAGGACTTGCCCAGGCCTTGGCACTGGAAGCCTACAAAATcaagagatatatatatttcagaGCACTAAAGAGAAATTATCAAACAGTATCCACAAGGCATTACCTGTGTAGTTTAAAACCATTTGAGTTATAGCGGTGGATTGTATCTTTCTCCAAGTCCTTTGGGAGATTGATAATCTGAATAGCTTCAAAAGGGCATTTCTGTGATTTTACACGAGCAAATCTCACTTAGTGTAAGGGTGACACATTCATCGTAAGGATATATGTAGACTACGTACCTTAACGCAGATACCACATCCTATGCACAGCTCCTCTGACAAGAAAGCAGTCTTGGAAGCAGGAGTCACCTCGATACAAAGTTTCCCTAGCGATATGCACACAAGTACACAACAGATCATGTTATGCACAAGCCTCTATAGCAATAGACATTACACGCAACAAAATAAGTTAGAACGAGAATGGAATGAGGAAACACGTACCTGTCTTGACTACAGGACAGCTCTTCTTGCACTCTTGGCGGCATTTCTTGGGCTTGCACCGATCGCTATTCACGATAGCAATCCTCGTTAATCGATCCGACATCCTTCAAGAATAATACTATGTACAAGTTTCACAACACACAAAAGATCAGAGACGTTAAATCGAGCAAATCTCGCACATGGAGTTAAAATCCATAACCTAGCGTGTGACAATAACTTGAAATATTCAAGTTGATTcccaaacttttaaaatatattatatatagactCCATAGTCCAacttatcatttttttattaaattaattttaaaatatttgtgatcCCCAAAATCCCAGATcccacaaacaaaaaaaaatctcatagaatctttagagaaataactttaatcaaaacaaaaattactaTATATGAGCTgcatgagaaaaaaaaagaagaagagattgcCTCGATCAAACCGATTGAACTAAGGTTATATAGATACACCAAGGAATATCAAGCTAGCGATCGTCGTGGATACGGAGAAAAAACAAAGGAGTATAAGAAGTGATCTAGTTACCAGTATATAGCAGAACGACGGTGACGAGGAAATCAAAGAATCTGAAGACGGAATCAGCTGAGCGGCCACGTACGGTGGGAGTTACAAACAAGAATATTAGggtttgaagtttcatcttaaTTTATAATTCtcaaatacttttaaaatttgagGATCCGTTGACGAATGTCGATAGAcgattaaaaaaatggaaacttgCCTCGTCCGTTTATGCACACGTCTTAACCAATGAGCATGCGGAATAATATCCAGGTTGCTTTATTACAGCTcgtaaaattaaaacataactCTACTGTTTCATGTTTGCGAACTTGTCCGTGTTAAACCAAAAAGCTCACTTTAAATGGGCCAATTTGGGCTCTTCAGCTAATTTAGTTATATGATTATGGGCCTCAACAGATGGGTACTTATCTTGTGTTCAGATTATATTTCACTTTGTGGGCACTTTGTTAGAAAGCTCAATTTTATTTAATGCTAAAAAGTTTGTTAACAAAGGAACTTGTCGTTTGGTTTTGATGGGGTGGAAAACTAttagaatttaatttatttatctaGATTTATGAGAGATGTCAACGTTTCACGACTTACAGAGAGACACCAACCCAAACTACACCAAAACACTTTGATAATGACCACCAAACATATACACCTATCGACAATCGTCATCATAAGTCATAAAGAGTTTGATTATAAAAAAGACTTGGAAGTATGAACTCGACCCGCGTAGGCGCAGACCATAACAAAAGGAAAAGGTTGACACATCGTCTAACCAAATATATTCAGCAACCAGTAGTGCACTGCCACGTTATAAATATGGTAACAAATATTCAGTTAATTATGGCAAATTGCTCAGAACAAAATTACGTTGAgataaattaacataaaatgAGTAGAATGGAAAAAACTAAACGGATAATTTTCCATTAGTTCATGAAGTAAATCAAGTGTTTAACCCAGAAGAATCTATAACTcaaatgaaatttaaataatCTAATAAGTACCTTTGCTTATTGAAATACTAACAATCAAAACTAATTTATTTcaagattatttattttttcaaacttAAAGGGCACAGAAAAATTAAACTTAACATccttataatcttttttttcttcctttttgtaTGATTAGTTCGATAGAGATAAAGTAAGAATAAGACTTTTTATTCTCTTTAACTTTTATCCGGCCGGCGAATACGACTTATGGcgcaaaaaaatattcaaatattgaCCCATGTTTTCTTGTGGCAAATATATCAACATATAGAAACTATTTCATGTACTTCTGTAGtctatataatacatatacaCACCATCAACGAGACATAAAACTCATACCACCACAATCCACACAAATGGCAaacctcatcctcatcatcaccTCCCATATCCTCCTTCTCGCAGCTATTGTCTCCGCCGGTAAGGGTGAAAACTTTGCAAAAAACATTAACCGGAAACACTTCGGGCTCCGTAAAGAGAAACTCACTTTCTTCCGTGTCTACTGGCACGACATTCAAAGCGGCACAGACCCTAGCTCGGTCGTGCTACGACCTCCTCTCTCCAACTCATCTTTCTTCGGAGCCGTCACTATGATCGATAACCGTTTAACCACAGGTGTGTCGGTGAACTCGACTTTAGTAGGCCAGGCTCAAGGGATGTACGCTGGTGCGGGCCAACACGATGCGTCTGCGCTTATGGTGATGAACTTCGCGTTCAAGACAGGTAAGTATAACGGAAGTACGATCTCGATTCTTGGTCGAAACGCGGTGATGACTAAGGTTAGGGAGATGCCGGTGATTGGAGGAAGTGGACTGTTCCGGTTCGCTAGAGGTTATGTCGAGGCTAGAACTAAGTGGTTGAATGTAAAGACAGGAGATGCTACTGTTGAGTACAGCTGTTACGTCTTGCATTATTGACTTTATGATGATTGTATGTCTCTCTTTTTACAAGTTTATTTAAGTTGCTATGTTTGGGGTCCTGGTTTTATTGACTTATGTCGGTTTGAATGATGGATGATTGTTGCGGGGGTATTTATGTCTGGTTTATTGAagattttgatattatttttgttgAAGTGATATTTCGATCATAAAAACGTAAATGGCACAAGAGCTTACCATAAGGTAAATCTTAGACATCAGATGTTCCAGTAAGTTATTATGagacaaaacaaatattaaatgtTGTGATTTTTATTTGGACCGATTAAGGGGTTGAGTCCAAAATCTCCTAGTATTAAACTCAATCACACTTAAGTTTTGGTATATGATTAAGCCTTTCAACAAATATTAAAAGTGCAACTggaatatttttattgaataaaatcTTCATgaatgtttaatttatttacattcTTCATTATATGCACTggttaaatgaaaaaaaaatagaaagtgtTTTCAATTAATtccatatttatattatttcagaaaaacataattttgacAAATCATtccactttttaaaatatattataataagtgGAATATTAATTCTATTTCATTAAATtctactaatatttttttttcattctatcTATATGTTTAATACTAATAACCAGTTACAGGCAAACACTAAATTTCTTAGTCGCCACAGGTCAAAATATATACTCTAATTGGAATCAACCGTCGTGACAGTACGAGGGAGCGTGCATCAGTTGGTTTCATACTTCACAAGCAATCCAGGTAAATTTGTAGGTATGGATCGGGTTTGATATAATACATAGGTTTTGATTCTAATTTATATCACATCTCAAAACCCACGAAGTAATCCATGTATCATTTACATTCGAAATATATTGATTCGGCTCGGATATATCCAAAGTTAAACCCaaaatttaaaagcaaaacataagaaataaacatttatttatATCTAATTAGATCTTTAAGgtacttatttaaaatttaaatacctgctgacaaaaaaaaaatttaaatacctattttaaaatatcattacaaaataaatacataattgaATATTTAaagtacatatttatgtttcaaatattttatatttgtgattaatTTGAACATCCGGATcgatgttttgtattttttggaTTAtccatttcatatatatttttgaccACTTTACAAGAATCCATTCTGTTATTCTTTTTACATTTTGAACTGAGtacaaattgatttttttgtttggataTGAATCAAATTTCGGGTTATGGATTTTATACACATGCCTAttttaaataaagataaaatgcGAATTTATAAAAGATTTAACGAAAAATTATCTCGCGCTTTAAagtgcggatcaaaatctagtattttcttattttagcaGTATAAAATGTGGTGAAAAAGGAACACaaaatttaatgaaaatatagttttttattttagttttatttttaaattcatttatgtTAAGTTataggaacaaaaaaaaaacattttgtatttattattttacatgCAAATATCtgaatatttatgtatatataaatgagTTTTGAAAACAAATTTGGGGCCCACATTGTACAAATGTTTCTTGGGACTGCCCACAGGTCCGGCTCGCTCAGTACCATAATTGAAGACGACTGCCTAGAAGACTGAAATGTATATAAATAGATAGTCTCCCTCCCACAGACTATCCAACTTCCTCTCAGCGACTTTTCGTGTTTCTCTGCTGCTGCAACACACGCACATATCTCTGTTTCTTAGCCATAGGGACAGCTAGCTTATCATTCTCTCCATAGTCCCTTTTTGGAAAAAGCTAACGTTGGATCGAACTTCCTCAAGAATTGGATTGGTCTACGTGAGTACCAACGAAGGCTACGATGACGGCCCTAGTTGATCTGATCGAGGTAGCCAAAGTACGGAGGACCGTATGGTGGGCCTTGTGTATCTTCTTCCTCACGTACTTCTTGACCCGTATGTTACTCTCGAACCTTTCCTCCTACTTTCTAGTTTCTGACAAGAGATTATGTAATAGTATTCATTGATATGTCGTCAAGCTGCGAAATTACGCTTACCCTCTTGAATTAGGATGACTTTTATTAGCATATAGAAAGTATATATTACTAGCCGTTAGTATCTCGTTGATTACTCTGTCATAACTCTTGTATATCTCTCTTTCCAATCTTGTATATCCTCTGTACATATAAACAGAGCTCCTATACTCAATAGAATCATTCAGTTCTTCACAAGtcaatatggtatcagagcactttAGGGCTTAGCctaatttttcctttttcttcttctcacttcTTTTTCCTCGCCGTCTTCCATCTCTAAAACGATCTTCTTTATTATTCtgaaatcaaaacaaaactatGGCTTCTGAAACTACTGCTGAGAGAACTTCTGTTTTTGATACTCTAAATCCTCAAGCTACTCTTCTCTCAGTCAATATGTCTAGTGTGACAAAGCTCACACATCAAAATTACCTTATGTGGGGAAGACAAGTACGTGCCTTGCTTGAAGGTCATGAACTACAACAGTTCATCGATGGATCTGATGATACAGCGCCTCCTGCGACAATTTCTGTGAATGGTGTTGCCTCTCCAAATCCAGACTACGCTCCATGGAGACGTCAAGACCGGCTGCTGTATAGTGCTCTCATTGGTGCTATATCCTTGCCACTTCAGACTCTTGTTTCAACGGCTAATACAACACAACAAGTTTGGGAGACACTTGCTGAAACCTTTGGAAACCCTACTCGTGGTCACATCCGCCAGCTGAAGAATCAGATCAACAAATGCTCCAAAGGTACTAAGACGATCAGCGAGTATATGCGTGACATCAAGTCTAAAGCTGATGAGCTTGCACTCCTTGGCAAACCTATGGATCCTGATGATCTCACCGAAAACATTTTGGGAGGTCTTGGTGAAGAGTACAAGCCGGAAATTGATGCAGTCAATGGGCGTGACAAACCTATCTCCTTCAATGAGCTCTATGAAAGGTTGCTTAATCGAGAGGCAATGATCTTGTGCACAGAATCTCCAGCCGTTACTCCTATTGTTGCACATGCTGCTGATAGCCGTTCCcgctacaacaacaacaatcgcTCCAATCATCATCAACAGAACCGGTCTCCTCATCAGGCTTCGTACAACAACAACAGTCAACACAACAATCGGTTCTCTAAACCTTATCTTGGTCGCTGTCAAGCTTGTGGCACACAAGGACACAGTGCGAAATATTGTCCAGAATATCGCATAGTCAAAGGCAGTGGGTCTGCTCAACAATGGCAACAACAAACACCACACTCGGCTCCTCAAACATGGCAGCAACAATCACCACATCAGTACTGGCAGCCTCGTGCAAATGCAGCCATGATGTCAGACTCATCGACTTGGCTTCTGGACTCAGGAGCATCACATCACATGACATCTGACTTGGCCAATCTCTCGATGCATACTCCTTATCATGGTGGTGATGATGTTCTCTTGGGCGATGGATCTGCGTTGCAGATTTCACACTCTGGTTCTAGTTCTCTTCCCTCTTATACTAAACCATTTTTCATTAATAATATCTTGTGTGTTCCTTCTTTAGACAAGAATCTTATTTCAGTTTTTCAGTTATGTAAAGCTAACAATGCTGCTGTTATTTTTACTCCAACTTACTTCCAGGTGAGAGACATCAAAACAGGGGTTCTTCGAGTGGAAGGAACACCTAAACATGGCACTTATGAGTGGCCGAAATCACTTAGTTCATCACCTCCTTCTCTGGCTTTTGCTTCTCTAGTGAAAACTACTCTTAGTGATTGGCATTCTCGCTTAGGTCATCCGGCTTTACCAATTCTTCAAAAAAGTTATTTCTAAATTTCAATTACCTGTTGTTTCTGATGTTCTGCTAGTTAAACCTTGTTCTGCTTGCTCAATTAATAAAATGCATAAGTTACCATTCTCATCCTCTACTTTAAAATCTTCACATCCTTTAGATATAGTTttctctgatgtttggacttctcCAATTTACTCAGTTGATGGCTTCAAATATTATGTACTCTTTGTAGATCATTATACTAGATATACATGGCTTTATCCTTTGAAACATAAATCTCAGGTCAAAGAAGTATTCACAAAGTTCAAAAGTTTAGTTGAAAATCGATTTCAACATAAACTTAGAACACTATACTCGGATAATGGGGGTGAATATGTTGGGCTTGCTGCATTTCTTTCTTCTCATGGCATTTCCCATATGACAAGTCCTCCTCATACACCTGAGCATAATGGTCTTGCTGAGCGCCGTCATCGACATATAGTTGAAACGGGTCTTGCTCTCATGTCACATGCTTCAATGCCTAAAGGGTACTGGTCCTATGCTTTTGTTACTGCAGTTTATCTTATCAATAGAATGCCTACTCAGAACTTAGAATTTCAAACACCTTTTGAGAAGTTACATGGTCATTCTCcaaattttcaaaaacttaGAATTTTTGGTTGCTTGTGTTTTCCATGGCTTCGACCTTATGCTTCTCATAAACTAGATGATAGATCTAAACCCTGTGTTTTCTTAGGGTATTCTCTAACACAAAGTGCATATCTGTGCTTAGATAGAGCAACAAATCGAATTTATTCTTCTCGCCATGTTATTTTTCATGAATCAGTCTTTCCTTTTAGCACTTCATCTCCTGTGATTGCAGCGGTTGATAGTGATGTTGAGTTACCATCTTGCTCTAACGCTCCTGTCTCTGTTGTTAGTCCGATTTCTAACCTGCAGGTACCAACTCCGACTGCAGGACCAGCTCCACCCGTTCTGCCAGATACAACTCCAAGTGAACCTGTGCCAACAATGCCTACGCAACCTCTTGATGAAAATAGGGAATCCCCGCCGCAACCAGAAGCCGTCCCTACTGTCTCTCCGCTTCCCCCAGCTCCAACAAGGGCCAGCACAAGACCACGCAAACCAGTTCAAAAATTGAATCTCAATACACAAGTGGACACTCCTCCGACAACCATTCCTCGCTCAGTCGCAGAAGCTCTCAAATCACCATACTGGCGTAAAGCCATGAGTGAAGAGATGGAGTCTCAACTTAAAGAACGAACATGGGATCTTACTGATGCTACTAATGTTGCTAATGTTGTTGGTTGCAGATGGGTCTTcacaataaaaagaaaaccagatGGTTCCATTGATAGATACAAGGCTCGCTTGGTTGCCAAGGGCTTTACACAACGACCGGGCATAGATTATCATGATACCTTCAGCCCAGTTGTTAAACCAGCAACGATCAGGATCGTTCTCAGTACTGCAACAACCCGAAACTGGCCATTACGCCAACTTGACGTTAACACGGCTTTCCTTCAAGGTCATCTTGAAGAAGAGGTCTTCATGTCCCAGCCTCCAGGGTTTGTTGATAAAGATAACCCCAAAGCGGTGTGTAAGCTTCGTAAAGCAATCTATGGACTCAAACAAGCCCCTAGGGCATGGTATAATGAGCTTCGCACCTTCCTGCTTCAGTCCGGGTTCAACAATTCTCTAGCTGATGCGTCTCTTTTTGTCTACAACAAGAATGGTGTCTACCTCTATATGTTGGTATATGTAGACGACATAATCATAACAGGGAGTAGTCCTCCACACATCGATCGTTTTATCACCTCCCTCTCTCAACGTTTTTCTATTAAAGATTTGGGTCCTTTATCTTACTTTCTTGGAATAGAAGTTCAACGATCTTCTAATGGTTTGCATTTGTCTCAAAACAGGTACATCACTGATCTACTCCAACGAATGCAAATGTCAACTACCAACTCTGTCTCCACTCCGATGTGTCCGAACACTACTCTTTCACTTGCCTCTGGCATGGTCATGGACGATCCTACCAGATATCGAATGGCTGTAGGAAGCTTGCAATATCTATCGCTCACCAGACCGGACATCTCCTTTGCAGTCAACAAACTATCCCAGTATATGCATCAGCCAACTACAGAACATTGGACAGCCGTAAAAAGGGTTCTCAGATATCTCTCTGGAACCAGATCACACGGGATCACCTTCTCCAGCAGAAACAATCCGACATTACATGCTTTCACCGACGCTGATTGGGCTGGAAATAGGGATGACTATACATCGACAGGAGCTTACATTGTCTATCTTGGAAGTCATCCAGTTGCGTGGTCGTCGAAGAAGCAAACGGGAGTGGCGCGATCATCAACCGAGGCTGAGTATCGATCAGTTGCCTCCACTGCAGCAGAACTTTGTTGGATCACATCTCTACTGCATGAGCTTGGCATTCCTGTGTCGCAGACTCCTGCTATTTATTGTGATAATATGGGAGCCACGTACTTAGCTGCCAACCCAGTGTTTCACTCTCGTATGAAACATCTTGCGCTCGATTATCATTTTGTACGACATCAGGTTCAGACTGGCATGGTTCGGGTCTCACACGTTTCTACTCATGACCAGCTTGCTGATGCTCTTACCAAACCTCTCTCCAGACCGCGGTTTGAAGGCCTATGCATCAAGATT of the Brassica rapa cultivar Chiifu-401-42 chromosome A03, CAAS_Brap_v3.01, whole genome shotgun sequence genome contains:
- the LOC103859527 gene encoding ABC transporter E family member 1, which produces MSDRLTRIAIVNSDRCKPKKCRQECKKSCPVVKTGKLCIEVTPASKTAFLSEELCIGCGICVKKCPFEAIQIINLPKDLEKDTIHRYNSNGFKLHRLPVPRPGQVLGLVGTNGIGKSTALQILAGKIKPNFGRYNNPPDWHEILAHFRGSELQSYFIRLVEEKLKTAMKPQHVDAIKKVAKGTLGTVLEKLDERGMMAEICDAMDLNHLLDREATQVSGGELQRFAIAAVCLKKADIYVFDEPSNFLDVRQRLKAADVIRSLLKHDNYVIVVEHDLSVLDYLSDFVCCLYGKPTAYGVVTLPFSVREGINVFLAGFVPTENLRFRDESLTFKVSDTPQGSDGEVKSYARYKYPNMSKKLGDFKLDVMEGEFTDSQIIVMLGENGTGKTTFIRMLAGAFPSEEGVESEMPEFNVSYKPQGNDSKRECTVRQLLHDRIRDAYTHPQFMSDVMKPLRIEELLDQAVNKLSGGERQRVAITLCLGKPADIYLLDEPSAHLDSEQRITASKVIKRFILHAKKTAFVVEHDFMMATYLADKVIVYEGQPGVKCTAHSPQSLTSGMNLFLSHLNITFRRDPTNFRPRINKLESTKDREQKLAGSYYFLDD
- the LOC103859528 gene encoding dirigent protein 7, translating into MYFCSLYNTYTHHQRDIKLIPPQSTQMANLILIITSHILLLAAIVSAGKGENFAKNINRKHFGLRKEKLTFFRVYWHDIQSGTDPSSVVLRPPLSNSSFFGAVTMIDNRLTTGVSVNSTLVGQAQGMYAGAGQHDASALMVMNFAFKTGKYNGSTISILGRNAVMTKVREMPVIGGSGLFRFARGYVEARTKWLNVKTGDATVEYSCYVLHY